A window of Marispirochaeta aestuarii contains these coding sequences:
- a CDS encoding uroporphyrinogen decarboxylase family protein, translating into MTSRERFLAAVRGGSLDRVPVAPYCGNFGAVLAGIPISVYNTDPKKMAEAQIRAWEAVGQDVVVAQSDNYYIAEGFGCQINQPVNTTPNLTAPAVESLDQVDRLKVPDPWKDGRMPVYLEAVALLREHFGNEVAVRAPGTGPFSLASYLVGGTTEFLTQIALCEADEDREKEEQIFRVMELSSDALILFLKAALDTGSDTAQAGDSLASLSMISPAIYEKYVYPWEVKVFSALAPAAREKAAVTILHICGDTRKILPLMAKTGADVLEIDAKVELADARELAGPDISLMGNLEPTTVLFQGNPELVRKESVRCIESVKGLEGGFILGSGCEVVPGTAAENLKAMVDASRAISS; encoded by the coding sequence GTGACCTCCAGGGAACGTTTTCTCGCGGCGGTTCGGGGGGGCAGCCTGGACAGGGTTCCGGTGGCCCCCTACTGCGGCAATTTCGGGGCTGTGCTGGCTGGAATCCCCATATCCGTCTACAATACGGACCCCAAAAAGATGGCGGAAGCCCAGATCCGCGCCTGGGAGGCCGTGGGCCAGGATGTGGTGGTCGCCCAGTCGGATAACTACTACATTGCCGAGGGCTTCGGCTGCCAAATAAACCAGCCGGTGAACACAACCCCGAACCTCACGGCTCCTGCAGTGGAGAGTCTCGATCAGGTCGATCGCCTGAAGGTTCCGGATCCCTGGAAGGACGGCCGTATGCCGGTTTACCTGGAGGCCGTCGCCCTTCTGCGTGAGCACTTCGGCAACGAAGTTGCCGTACGCGCCCCGGGAACGGGTCCTTTCTCCCTGGCGAGTTACCTGGTGGGAGGAACCACCGAGTTCCTGACCCAGATTGCCCTTTGTGAGGCCGACGAGGACCGCGAGAAGGAGGAGCAGATCTTCAGGGTTATGGAACTCTCCTCGGACGCCCTTATCCTCTTTCTCAAAGCGGCCCTGGATACGGGTTCGGACACCGCCCAGGCCGGAGACTCCCTGGCCTCCCTGAGCATGATCTCCCCGGCTATCTACGAGAAGTACGTTTATCCCTGGGAGGTAAAGGTTTTTTCCGCCCTTGCACCGGCGGCGCGTGAAAAGGCTGCAGTGACAATCCTCCATATCTGCGGGGATACCCGGAAAATCCTTCCCCTTATGGCAAAGACAGGGGCCGATGTCCTGGAAATCGATGCAAAGGTCGAGCTGGCTGATGCCCGGGAACTTGCAGGACCCGACATAAGCCTCATGGGCAACCTGGAGCCGACCACGGTTCTCTTTCAGGGAAACCCGGAACTCGTCAGGAAAGAATCGGTACGCTGTATTGAATCGGTTAAGGGACTCGAGGGCGGATTCATCCTGGGCTCGGGCTGCGAGGTTGTGCCGGGAACAGCGGCGGAGAACCTGAAGGCCATGGTGGATGCCTCCCGGGCAATTTCTTCATGA